In Pseudomonas sp. GCEP-101, one DNA window encodes the following:
- a CDS encoding arylamine N-acetyltransferase family protein, producing MTPLTPFTAAQLDATLARLGLPPERPAPTLENLDRLIVAALHHLPFENLDVLLDKPILIEPDAVFAKVVEGHRGGYCFELNSLFARLLSSLDYRVTLLVARVRWGLPAEAPLTPQTHLLLRVDLAEGPHLVDIGFGGPASPRALPLRLNETLPGNWRISGALDGELEMATRSASGWQTLYRFTLEPQHWADYGMRNWYTSTFPQSVFRTSLRVALSEGGARLSLLNGQFNRRSADGSVEQRNITQADELLMLLCERFGLQAAEGEVPALRRRLAQLLESAAERV from the coding sequence ATGACCCCGCTCACCCCCTTCACCGCCGCCCAGCTCGACGCGACCCTGGCGCGCCTCGGCCTGCCGCCCGAGCGCCCAGCGCCGACGCTGGAGAACCTCGACCGGCTGATCGTCGCGGCCTTGCATCACCTGCCGTTCGAGAACCTCGACGTGCTGCTGGACAAGCCCATCCTGATCGAGCCCGACGCAGTGTTCGCCAAGGTCGTCGAAGGGCACCGCGGCGGCTACTGCTTCGAACTGAACAGCCTGTTCGCCCGCCTGCTGAGCAGCCTGGATTACCGCGTGACGCTGCTGGTGGCGCGGGTGCGCTGGGGCTTGCCGGCGGAGGCGCCGTTGACCCCGCAGACCCACTTGCTGCTGCGCGTCGACCTGGCCGAGGGCCCGCACCTGGTGGACATCGGCTTCGGCGGCCCGGCGTCGCCCCGCGCGTTGCCGCTGCGGCTGAACGAAACCCTGCCCGGCAACTGGCGCATCAGTGGCGCGCTCGATGGCGAACTGGAAATGGCCACGCGCTCGGCGTCCGGCTGGCAGACGCTGTACCGCTTCACCCTGGAACCACAGCACTGGGCCGACTACGGCATGCGCAACTGGTACACCTCGACCTTCCCGCAGAGTGTGTTCCGCACCTCCCTGCGGGTGGCGCTCAGCGAAGGCGGTGCGCGGCTGTCGCTGCTCAACGGCCAGTTCAACCGGCGCAGTGCCGATGGCAGCGTCGAGCAGCGCAACATCACGCAGGCCGACGAACTGCTCATGCTGCTGTGCGAGCGCTTCGGCCTGCAAGCGGCCGAAGGTGAAGTGCCGGCCTTGCGGCGCCGGCTGGCTCAGTTGCTGGAGTCGGCTGCCGAAAGGGTCTGA
- the pdxR gene encoding MocR-like pyridoxine biosynthesis transcription factor PdxR, which produces MTAPLDSFRQPLDPSHELPIYRQLYGRIRDAITRGALRPGERVPPVRGLAGELGVARGTVELAYQLLTSEGYLQARGPAGTVVSPQLAGRSAAASAVAASPATVERTLPGLIAHGPALRPFQLGVPALDAFPRALWARLCARRLRQQSAAMLAYPEPCGYGPLREAVSGYLGISRGIICDPAQVFICAGYQGALDLISRTLLEPGQRFWHEDPGYPRGRELLRRAGGVPVPVAVDGDGLRVEDGIARAADARFALVTPSQQSPTGVALSLSRRLALLDWAAGSGAWVVEDDYDSEYRYAGFPLPALKSLDRAGRVLYTGTFSKVLYPALRLGYLVVPAALVDDFVRAQQVFSSGCAELLQATLCDFMQEGHFARHLKRTRTLYAQRRQWLRSALEARLGERLRFADTPGGLHLIGALEQDDLAVARRAHAEGLGLQALNAWCVEAKRAPALMMSFTNVSDEPLAGRLAERLAALLE; this is translated from the coding sequence ATGACCGCTCCCCTCGATTCGTTCCGCCAGCCGCTGGACCCGAGCCACGAGCTGCCCATCTACCGCCAGTTGTACGGACGCATCCGCGACGCCATCACCCGCGGCGCCCTGCGCCCTGGCGAGCGCGTGCCGCCCGTGCGCGGGCTGGCCGGCGAACTGGGTGTGGCGCGCGGCACGGTGGAGCTGGCCTACCAGTTGCTGACCAGCGAAGGCTATCTGCAGGCGCGCGGGCCGGCGGGCACGGTGGTGTCGCCGCAGCTGGCGGGGCGCAGCGCCGCCGCGTCGGCGGTGGCGGCCTCGCCGGCAACCGTCGAGCGCACCCTGCCCGGCCTGATCGCCCACGGCCCGGCGTTGCGCCCGTTCCAGCTCGGCGTGCCGGCGCTGGATGCCTTCCCCCGCGCGCTCTGGGCGCGCCTGTGCGCGCGCCGCCTGCGCCAGCAGAGCGCAGCCATGCTGGCCTACCCGGAGCCCTGTGGCTACGGACCCTTGCGCGAGGCGGTCTCCGGTTACCTGGGCATTTCCCGAGGGATCATCTGCGACCCGGCGCAGGTGTTCATCTGCGCCGGCTACCAGGGCGCGCTGGACCTGATCAGCCGCACCCTGCTCGAACCCGGCCAGCGTTTCTGGCACGAAGACCCGGGCTATCCGCGCGGCCGCGAGCTGCTACGCCGGGCCGGCGGGGTGCCGGTGCCGGTTGCGGTGGACGGCGATGGTCTGCGCGTGGAGGACGGCATCGCCCGCGCGGCGGATGCGCGCTTCGCCCTGGTCACGCCGTCGCAGCAGAGCCCCACCGGCGTCGCCCTGAGCCTGTCGCGCCGCCTCGCCCTGCTGGACTGGGCCGCCGGCAGCGGCGCCTGGGTGGTCGAGGACGACTACGACAGCGAGTACCGCTATGCCGGCTTCCCGCTGCCGGCGCTGAAAAGCCTCGACCGCGCCGGGCGCGTGCTCTACACCGGCACCTTCAGCAAGGTGCTCTACCCCGCGCTGCGCCTGGGCTATCTCGTGGTACCGGCGGCGTTGGTGGATGACTTCGTGCGCGCCCAGCAGGTGTTTTCTTCCGGCTGCGCGGAGCTGCTGCAGGCGACCCTGTGCGACTTCATGCAGGAGGGCCATTTCGCCCGCCACCTCAAGCGCACCCGCACGCTGTACGCCCAGCGCCGGCAGTGGCTGCGCAGCGCGCTGGAAGCACGCCTCGGCGAGCGCCTGCGCTTTGCCGACACGCCGGGGGGCCTGCATCTGATCGGCGCGCTGGAGCAGGACGACCTGGCCGTCGCCCGCCGCGCCCACGCCGAGGGGCTGGGCCTGCAGGCGCTGAACGCCTGGTGCGTGGAGGCCAAGCGCGCGCCGGCGCTGATGATGAGCTTCACCAATGTCAGCGATGAGCCGCTGGCCGGGCGCCTGGCAGAGCGCCTGGCGGCGCTGCTGGAGTGA
- a CDS encoding sensor domain-containing diguanylate cyclase translates to MPACPIPVDESLRQQTLDEMNLLDTPAEHYLDTLVRLTQDLVKVDTVLISLIDQDRQWFKARIGLDATETKRDVSFCGYAILGEDTLLVPDATLDERFADNPLVLGPPYIRFYAGRPLRAGNGQAIGTLCMIDPRPRGMTAAQQANFRDLATLAEGYLQLRSLIQSTRDLRVEMDREQRKALLDPLTQLWNRGALHAFQERECRLARESHAQLGVLYADLDHFKSINDRHGHAGGDQVLRECAQRLRAALRPDDLLVRQGGEEFVALLKVKDGEELQRVAERVREQINHAPVPLAGGPLPVTLSIGCTLRAGEEPIDQALERADVALYSAKQAGRNRVSFSPPPASA, encoded by the coding sequence ATGCCGGCTTGTCCCATTCCCGTTGACGAATCCCTGCGTCAGCAGACCCTGGATGAGATGAACCTGCTCGACACCCCGGCCGAGCATTATCTGGATACCCTGGTCCGCCTGACGCAGGACCTGGTGAAGGTCGATACCGTGCTGATCAGCCTGATCGACCAGGACCGCCAGTGGTTCAAGGCCCGCATCGGCCTGGACGCCACCGAGACCAAGCGCGACGTGTCGTTCTGCGGCTACGCGATCCTCGGCGAGGACACCCTGCTGGTGCCCGACGCCACGCTCGACGAGCGCTTCGCCGACAACCCGCTGGTGCTCGGCCCGCCCTATATCCGCTTCTACGCCGGGCGCCCGCTGCGCGCCGGCAACGGCCAGGCCATCGGCACCCTGTGCATGATCGACCCGCGCCCGCGTGGCATGACGGCGGCGCAACAGGCCAACTTCCGCGACCTCGCCACCCTTGCCGAGGGCTACCTGCAACTGCGCAGCCTCATCCAGAGCACCCGCGACCTGCGCGTCGAGATGGACCGCGAACAGCGCAAGGCCCTGCTCGATCCGCTCACCCAACTGTGGAATCGCGGCGCCCTGCACGCCTTCCAGGAGCGCGAGTGCCGCCTGGCGCGGGAAAGCCACGCGCAGCTGGGCGTGCTCTATGCCGACCTCGACCACTTCAAGTCGATCAACGACCGGCACGGTCATGCCGGCGGCGACCAGGTGCTCCGCGAATGCGCCCAGCGCCTGCGCGCCGCGCTGCGGCCGGACGACCTGCTGGTGCGCCAGGGCGGCGAGGAATTCGTCGCGCTGCTCAAGGTGAAGGACGGCGAGGAACTGCAGCGCGTCGCCGAGCGCGTGCGCGAGCAGATCAACCACGCCCCCGTGCCGCTGGCCGGCGGCCCGCTGCCGGTGACCCTGAGCATCGGCTGCACCCTGCGCGCCGGGGAGGAACCCATCGACCAGGCGCTGGAGCGCGCCGACGTTGCGCTTTACAGTGCCAAGCAGGCCGGGCGCAACCGGGTCAGTTTCAGCCCGCCGCCGGCATCCGCCTGA
- a CDS encoding DUF2214 family protein yields the protein MAQAIAAYLHYLSIFLLFALLVLEHQLFRLPLDLSRARSLVIVDLAYGACAGLVLLTGAARVVWFAKGADYYLHNSLFHAKVGLFVLVGLLSILPTMTFLNWRNELRAGRVPVPGERQAKRVIMVIRLELLALLVLPLLATLMARGFGMIG from the coding sequence ATGGCCCAAGCCATTGCCGCGTACCTGCACTACCTGTCGATCTTCCTGCTGTTCGCCCTGCTGGTGCTGGAGCACCAGCTGTTCCGCCTGCCGCTGGACCTGTCGCGGGCGCGCAGCCTGGTAATCGTCGACCTGGCCTACGGCGCCTGCGCGGGCCTGGTGCTGCTGACCGGCGCGGCGCGGGTCGTCTGGTTCGCCAAGGGCGCGGACTACTACCTGCACAACAGCCTGTTCCACGCCAAGGTCGGCCTGTTCGTGCTGGTGGGGCTGCTGTCGATCCTGCCGACCATGACCTTCCTCAACTGGCGCAACGAGCTGCGGGCCGGGCGCGTGCCGGTGCCCGGCGAACGCCAGGCGAAGCGGGTGATCATGGTCATTCGCCTGGAGCTGCTGGCCCTGCTGGTCCTGCCGCTGCTGGCGACGCTGATGGCGCGCGGCTTCGGGATGATCGGCTGA
- a CDS encoding NAD-dependent epimerase/dehydratase family protein: MCMKVFFAGATGAIGQRLLPMLLERGYQVLAISRSAQRAAALEAAGAQAMVLDVYDARALHDAVLAFQPRWVIHQLTDLPAGLDPALMPAAQPRNARLRREGTANLVAAARAAGVERMVAQSIAWAYAPGELPLHEEHPLDLAAEGPRAISVGGVAALEEAVLGAYPLEGIVLRYGRLYGPGTGAERADPRLSVHVDDAARAALLALQWGAHGAYNIAEQDIEVSSAKARHRLGWQPGVRLAGVPA, from the coding sequence ATGTGCATGAAAGTGTTCTTTGCCGGCGCCACGGGCGCCATCGGCCAGCGCTTGCTGCCGATGCTGCTGGAGCGCGGCTACCAGGTGCTGGCGATCAGCCGCAGCGCGCAGCGCGCCGCCGCACTCGAAGCTGCCGGCGCCCAGGCGATGGTGCTGGACGTGTATGACGCGCGCGCCCTTCACGATGCCGTGCTGGCCTTCCAGCCGCGCTGGGTGATTCATCAGCTCACGGACTTGCCGGCCGGCCTCGACCCCGCCCTGATGCCCGCCGCGCAGCCGCGCAACGCACGCCTGCGCCGGGAGGGCACGGCCAACCTGGTGGCCGCCGCCCGCGCCGCGGGGGTGGAGCGCATGGTGGCGCAGAGCATCGCCTGGGCCTATGCGCCGGGCGAATTGCCGCTGCACGAGGAACATCCGCTGGACCTGGCCGCCGAAGGCCCGCGCGCCATCAGCGTCGGCGGCGTGGCGGCGCTGGAGGAGGCCGTGCTCGGCGCATACCCCCTGGAGGGCATCGTGCTGCGCTACGGGCGCCTCTACGGCCCGGGAACCGGCGCCGAGCGGGCCGATCCGCGCTTGTCCGTGCACGTCGACGATGCCGCCCGCGCCGCCTTGCTGGCGCTGCAGTGGGGCGCGCACGGGGCCTACAACATCGCCGAGCAGGACATCGAGGTCAGCTCGGCCAAGGCGCGCCATCGCCTGGGCTGGCAACCAGGCGTACGCCTGGCGGGGGTGCCGGCATGA
- a CDS encoding MATE family efflux transporter, whose product MNSLLEAWRHSPTHRRVWALAAPMILSNVSVPLVTLVDSAVIGHLPHAHQLGAVAVGGGLYTLLVGVLGFLRMGTTGFAAQAAGRSDGGTLRRILGQGLLLALGLALLLGLLAIPLTGPALALMRPSAELDALAREFFHIRLFGLPAALATYALVGWFLGTQNARAPLAILLTTNLINIVLSLWFVMGLGWGVAGAAKAAVTAEWGGALLGLALTRGALRRYPGLPDWSRLRAWANWRPLLMVNRDIFIRSLALQGVFFLLTVQGTRLGDATVAANALLLNGLMVTAYALDGLAHAVEALCGHAIGGRDRTALRRSLVVACGWSLIASLLFVAFFSLFGHLFIALQSDIPDVRSTADQYLPYLACLPLIGMWSYLLDGLFIGATRAREMRNAMLLACAASLPLGLALQGWGNHGLWLTFLCFMLLRALVLAGYAWKLTRQDAWQAPASP is encoded by the coding sequence ATGAATTCCCTGCTCGAAGCCTGGCGGCACTCGCCGACCCACCGCCGCGTCTGGGCGCTCGCCGCGCCGATGATCCTCTCCAACGTTTCCGTGCCGCTGGTCACCCTGGTGGACAGCGCGGTGATCGGTCACCTGCCGCACGCCCATCAGCTTGGCGCCGTGGCGGTCGGCGGGGGTCTCTATACCCTACTCGTGGGAGTGCTGGGCTTCCTGCGCATGGGCACCACCGGTTTCGCCGCCCAGGCCGCCGGGCGTAGCGATGGCGGCACGCTACGGCGCATCCTGGGCCAGGGCCTGCTGCTGGCGCTGGGCCTGGCGCTGCTGCTCGGCCTGCTGGCGATACCGCTGACCGGCCCGGCACTGGCACTGATGCGCCCGTCCGCCGAGCTGGATGCGCTGGCCCGCGAGTTCTTCCATATCCGCCTGTTCGGCCTGCCGGCGGCGCTCGCCACCTACGCGCTGGTCGGCTGGTTCCTCGGCACGCAGAACGCCCGCGCGCCGCTGGCGATCCTGCTGACCACCAACCTCATCAACATCGTGCTCAGCCTGTGGTTCGTCATGGGCCTGGGCTGGGGCGTGGCCGGCGCGGCGAAGGCCGCGGTGACGGCCGAATGGGGCGGCGCCCTGCTGGGCCTGGCGCTGACCCGTGGTGCGCTCAGGCGTTACCCCGGCCTGCCAGACTGGTCGCGGCTGCGCGCCTGGGCCAACTGGCGACCGCTGCTGATGGTCAACCGCGACATCTTCATCCGTAGCCTGGCGCTGCAGGGCGTGTTCTTCCTGCTCACCGTGCAGGGTACGCGCCTGGGCGATGCCACGGTGGCGGCCAACGCCCTGCTGCTCAACGGGCTGATGGTGACCGCCTACGCCCTCGACGGCCTGGCCCATGCCGTGGAGGCGCTGTGCGGGCACGCCATCGGCGGCCGCGACCGCACCGCCCTGCGCCGCTCGCTGGTGGTCGCCTGCGGCTGGTCGCTGATCGCCAGCCTGCTGTTCGTGGCCTTCTTCAGCCTCTTCGGGCACCTGTTCATCGCCCTGCAGAGCGATATCCCGGACGTGCGCTCCACCGCCGACCAGTACCTGCCCTATCTGGCCTGCTTGCCGCTGATCGGCATGTGGAGCTACCTGCTCGACGGTCTGTTCATCGGCGCCACCCGCGCCCGCGAGATGCGCAACGCCATGCTGCTGGCCTGCGCCGCCAGCCTGCCGCTGGGCCTGGCCCTGCAAGGCTGGGGAAATCACGGATTGTGGCTAACCTTTTTATGCTTCATGTTGTTGCGCGCGCTGGTCCTGGCGGGTTACGCCTGGAAACTCACGCGCCAAGACGCCTGGCAGGCGCCTGCCAGTCCCTGA
- a CDS encoding chaperone modulator CbpM, whose translation MTTTVMVVDLDELCQSVNLPRDVLVEIVEVGIVEPREQRGGHWVFDYQAVSVVRRAVRLRREFELDWPGIALALRLLDEVEELRAENRYLRQRLARLLE comes from the coding sequence ATGACGACGACAGTGATGGTGGTGGACCTCGACGAGCTCTGCCAGTCGGTGAACCTGCCCCGCGACGTACTCGTCGAGATCGTCGAGGTGGGCATCGTGGAGCCCCGCGAACAACGCGGCGGGCATTGGGTGTTCGATTACCAGGCGGTCAGCGTGGTGCGCCGTGCCGTGCGCCTGCGCCGCGAGTTCGAGCTGGACTGGCCGGGCATCGCCCTGGCGCTGCGCCTGCTGGACGAGGTGGAGGAGCTGCGCGCGGAAAACCGCTACCTGCGCCAGCGCCTGGCGCGTCTGCTGGAGTAG
- the speA gene encoding arginine decarboxylase gives MAARRTRKDDGSNWTVADSRSIYGIRHWGAGYYAINDAGNVEVRPQGADAQPIDLHALVEQLREAGLSLPLLVRFPDILQDRVRKLTGAFDANIARLEYGSRYTALYPIKVNQQEAVVESIIATQNVSIGLEAGSKPELMAVLALAPKGGTIVCNGYKDREFIKLALMGQKLGHNVFIVIEKESEVQLVIEEAAVIGVLPQVGLRVRLSSLASSKWADTGGEKAKFGLSAAQLLSVVERFRAAGLDQGVRLLHFHMGSQIANLADYQHGFKEAIRYYGELRALGLPVDHVDVGGGLGVDYDGTHSRNASSINYDIDDYAGVVVGMLKEFCDAQGLPHPHIFSESGRALTAHHAVLITQVTDVERHNDELPTITDLAEQPEIVQWLADLLGPTDAEMVTETYWRATHYMSDAAAQYAEGKISLAQKALAEQCYFAICRRLHNQLKAHQRSHRQVLDELNDKLADKYICNFSVFQSLPDTWAIGQVLPILPIHRLGEEPTRRAVLQDLTCDSDGKITQYVDEQSIETSMPVHDVKEGEDYLIGTFLVGAYQEILGDMHNLFGDTDSVNVYQNADGSYYHAGIETHDTIEDMLRYVHLSPEELMTHYRDKVAGAKLTARERTQFLDALRLGLTRSAYLSS, from the coding sequence ATGGCCGCTAGACGGACCCGCAAAGACGACGGCAGCAACTGGACCGTGGCTGACAGCCGCAGCATCTACGGAATTCGCCACTGGGGCGCGGGCTACTACGCCATCAACGACGCCGGTAACGTGGAAGTTCGCCCGCAGGGCGCCGATGCCCAGCCGATCGATCTGCATGCGCTGGTCGAGCAGCTGCGCGAGGCGGGCCTGTCGCTGCCGTTGCTGGTGCGCTTCCCGGACATCCTCCAGGACCGCGTGCGCAAGCTCACCGGCGCCTTCGACGCCAACATCGCGCGCCTGGAGTACGGCAGCCGCTACACCGCGCTGTACCCGATCAAGGTGAACCAGCAGGAAGCGGTGGTGGAGAGCATCATCGCCACCCAGAACGTCTCCATCGGCCTGGAAGCCGGCTCCAAGCCCGAGCTAATGGCCGTGCTGGCGCTGGCGCCCAAGGGCGGCACCATCGTCTGCAACGGCTACAAGGACCGCGAGTTCATCAAGCTGGCGCTGATGGGGCAGAAGCTCGGCCACAACGTGTTCATCGTGATCGAGAAGGAGTCCGAGGTTCAGCTGGTGATCGAGGAAGCCGCCGTCATCGGCGTGCTGCCCCAGGTCGGCCTGCGCGTGCGCCTGTCCTCGCTGGCCTCCTCCAAGTGGGCCGACACCGGTGGCGAGAAGGCCAAGTTCGGCCTGTCCGCCGCGCAGCTGCTGTCGGTGGTCGAGCGCTTCCGCGCCGCCGGTCTGGACCAGGGCGTGCGCCTGCTGCACTTCCACATGGGCTCGCAGATCGCCAACCTGGCCGACTACCAGCACGGCTTCAAGGAAGCCATCCGCTACTACGGCGAACTGCGCGCCCTCGGCCTGCCGGTGGACCACGTGGACGTCGGCGGCGGCCTGGGCGTGGACTACGACGGCACCCATTCGCGCAACGCCAGCTCGATCAACTACGACATCGACGATTACGCCGGTGTGGTGGTGGGCATGCTCAAGGAATTCTGCGACGCCCAGGGCCTGCCGCACCCGCACATCTTCTCCGAGAGCGGCCGCGCGCTGACCGCGCACCACGCGGTGCTGATCACCCAGGTCACCGACGTCGAGCGGCACAACGACGAGCTACCGACCATCACCGACCTGGCCGAACAGCCGGAAATCGTCCAGTGGCTGGCCGACCTGCTTGGCCCGACCGACGCCGAGATGGTCACCGAGACCTACTGGCGCGCCACCCACTACATGAGCGACGCCGCCGCGCAGTACGCCGAGGGCAAGATCAGCCTTGCGCAGAAGGCCCTGGCCGAGCAGTGCTACTTCGCCATCTGCCGCCGCCTGCACAACCAGCTCAAGGCTCACCAGCGCTCGCATCGCCAGGTGCTCGACGAGCTCAATGACAAGCTGGCGGACAAGTACATCTGCAACTTCTCGGTGTTCCAGAGCCTGCCCGACACCTGGGCCATCGGCCAGGTACTGCCGATCCTGCCGATCCACCGCCTGGGCGAGGAACCGACCCGCCGCGCGGTGCTGCAGGACCTGACCTGCGACTCCGACGGCAAGATCACCCAGTACGTCGACGAGCAGAGCATCGAGACCAGCATGCCGGTGCACGACGTGAAGGAAGGCGAGGACTACCTGATCGGCACCTTCCTGGTCGGCGCCTACCAGGAAATCCTCGGCGACATGCACAACCTGTTCGGCGACACCGACTCGGTGAACGTCTACCAGAACGCCGACGGCAGCTACTACCACGCCGGCATCGAGACCCACGACACCATCGAGGACATGCTGCGCTACGTGCACCTGTCGCCCGAGGAGCTGATGACCCACTACCGCGACAAGGTCGCCGGGGCCAAGCTCACCGCGCGCGAGCGCACGCAGTTCCTCGACGCGCTGCGCCTGGGCCTGACCCGTTCGGCCTACCTGTCGTCCTGA
- a CDS encoding cupin domain-containing protein has translation MNLALGREARGGLVLVAALAALAAGALSWQGWSRPLASLADSQAGHATGARPTTQVTRLSCEPLADLPGKVVTTLQVDFPPDAHTPAHRHPGALTAIVLSGQVRSQMQGQPAQTYSAGQTWFEPSRALHLFAENASASEPARLLAVIVSDDNCGPLVIPEPAAPHH, from the coding sequence ATGAACCTCGCGCTCGGACGCGAGGCGCGCGGCGGCCTGGTGCTGGTGGCGGCTCTCGCGGCGCTCGCGGCGGGGGCGTTGAGCTGGCAGGGTTGGTCGCGGCCATTGGCGAGCCTGGCCGACAGCCAGGCCGGGCACGCGACCGGCGCGCGGCCGACGACGCAGGTGACGCGCCTGTCCTGCGAGCCGCTGGCGGATCTGCCGGGCAAGGTGGTGACCACCCTGCAGGTGGATTTCCCGCCCGATGCCCATACCCCCGCGCACCGCCACCCCGGCGCGCTGACCGCCATCGTGCTCAGCGGCCAGGTGCGCTCGCAGATGCAGGGCCAGCCGGCGCAGACTTACAGCGCGGGCCAGACCTGGTTCGAGCCCAGCCGCGCGCTGCACCTGTTCGCCGAGAACGCCAGCGCCAGCGAACCCGCGCGGCTGCTGGCAGTGATCGTCAGCGATGATAATTGCGGCCCGCTGGTGATTCCGGAACCCGCCGCCCCGCACCATTGA
- a CDS encoding NADPH-dependent FMN reductase — protein sequence MSQVFDVAVVVGSLRKESLNRKIAKAFADLAPANLKLSIVEIGDLPLYNEELDVGTPPASYTAFRERIARADAVLFVTPEYNRSVPGVLKNAIDVGSRPYGKSAWNAKPCAVVSASPGAIGGFGANHHLRQSLVFLNMPVLQQPEAYLGGAGSFFDDAGKLSEKTQPFLKSIIDAFSAWIEQNQPR from the coding sequence ATGAGCCAAGTCTTCGATGTTGCCGTGGTCGTCGGCAGCCTGCGCAAGGAATCCCTGAACCGCAAGATCGCCAAGGCATTCGCTGACCTGGCGCCGGCCAACCTGAAGCTGTCGATCGTGGAGATCGGTGACCTGCCGCTGTACAACGAGGAGCTTGACGTGGGCACCCCGCCCGCCAGCTACACCGCCTTCCGCGAGCGCATCGCCCGTGCCGACGCGGTGCTCTTCGTCACCCCGGAATACAACCGCTCGGTGCCCGGCGTGCTGAAGAACGCCATCGACGTCGGCTCGCGTCCCTATGGCAAGAGCGCCTGGAACGCCAAGCCCTGCGCCGTGGTCAGCGCCTCGCCGGGCGCCATCGGCGGCTTCGGTGCCAACCATCACCTGCGCCAGTCGCTGGTGTTCCTCAACATGCCGGTGCTGCAACAGCCCGAAGCCTACCTGGGCGGCGCGGGCAGCTTCTTCGACGACGCCGGCAAGCTGTCCGAGAAGACCCAGCCCTTCCTCAAGAGCATCATCGACGCCTTCTCCGCCTGGATCGAACAGAACCAGCCGCGCTGA
- a CDS encoding translation initiation factor Sui1: MVKKASSLSALGGLVYSTDAGRHCPDCNQPIGACTCKQAEIPAGDGIARVRRETKGRGGKTVTTVTGVPLAADALKDLATALKKRCGTGGALKDGIIEIQGDHVDLLLEELAKRGLKAKKSGG; encoded by the coding sequence GTGGTCAAGAAAGCATCCTCCCTGTCCGCCCTCGGCGGGCTCGTCTATTCCACTGATGCCGGCCGGCACTGCCCGGACTGCAATCAGCCCATTGGCGCGTGCACCTGCAAGCAGGCCGAGATTCCGGCCGGCGACGGCATCGCTCGCGTGCGTCGGGAAACCAAGGGCCGCGGCGGCAAGACCGTGACCACGGTGACCGGCGTGCCGCTGGCGGCCGATGCGCTCAAGGACCTGGCCACCGCGCTGAAGAAGCGTTGCGGCACCGGTGGCGCGTTGAAGGACGGCATCATCGAGATCCAGGGCGACCACGTCGACCTGCTGCTCGAAGAGCTGGCCAAGCGCGGCCTCAAGGCGAAGAAATCCGGCGGCTGA
- the cbpA gene encoding curved DNA-binding protein, giving the protein MEFKDYYAALGVEPDADEKAIKTAYRKLARKYHPDVSKEADAEAKFKDVSEAYEVLKSPEKRAEYDELRRYGAQGPQFEAPPGWQPRGGFDDPSPGHEQDFSDFFEQIFGARAGGSRGGFGGARQPQPHRGQDVEMEVPLFLEETLSGESRPISFSLPSYDEYGRKLPPQSKTLNVKIPVGTADGERIRLKGQGAPGVNGGPAGDLYLAIRLVPHPLFDVEGRDLVVTVPVAPWEAALGAKVEVPTLGGRINLGIPANSQAGQRLRIKGKGLPNKGDAAAGDLYAVLKVVMPKAADEATRKLWEELAAKAAFDPRADWGKRA; this is encoded by the coding sequence ATGGAATTCAAGGATTACTACGCGGCGCTCGGGGTTGAACCCGACGCCGACGAGAAGGCGATCAAGACCGCCTACCGCAAGCTCGCGCGCAAATACCACCCGGACGTCAGCAAGGAGGCGGACGCCGAGGCGAAGTTCAAGGACGTCTCCGAAGCCTACGAGGTGCTGAAAAGCCCGGAGAAGCGCGCCGAGTACGACGAGCTGCGTCGCTACGGCGCGCAGGGCCCGCAGTTCGAGGCGCCGCCCGGCTGGCAGCCGCGCGGAGGCTTCGATGACCCGTCGCCGGGGCATGAGCAGGACTTTTCCGACTTCTTCGAGCAGATCTTCGGCGCCCGCGCCGGCGGCTCCCGTGGTGGCTTCGGCGGCGCTCGCCAGCCGCAGCCGCATCGTGGCCAGGATGTGGAGATGGAGGTCCCGCTGTTCCTCGAGGAAACCCTTTCCGGCGAGAGCCGGCCGATCAGCTTCAGCCTGCCCAGCTACGACGAGTACGGCCGCAAGCTGCCGCCGCAGAGCAAGACGCTGAACGTGAAGATCCCCGTGGGCACTGCCGACGGCGAGCGCATCCGCCTCAAGGGGCAGGGCGCGCCGGGCGTCAACGGCGGCCCGGCTGGCGACCTGTACCTGGCGATCCGCCTGGTGCCGCACCCGCTGTTCGATGTCGAGGGTCGCGACCTGGTCGTCACCGTGCCAGTGGCGCCGTGGGAGGCCGCGCTCGGCGCCAAGGTGGAAGTGCCCACCCTGGGCGGGCGCATCAACCTCGGCATCCCGGCCAACAGCCAGGCCGGCCAGCGCCTGCGCATCAAGGGCAAGGGCCTGCCGAACAAGGGCGACGCCGCCGCCGGCGATCTCTACGCCGTGCTCAAGGTGGTGATGCCGAAGGCGGCGGACGAAGCGACCCGCAAACTCTGGGAAGAACTGGCCGCCAAGGCGGCCTTCGACCCCCGTGCCGATTGGGGTAAACGCGCATGA